The following proteins come from a genomic window of Sorghum bicolor cultivar BTx623 chromosome 3, Sorghum_bicolor_NCBIv3, whole genome shotgun sequence:
- the LOC8075104 gene encoding DEAD-box ATP-dependent RNA helicase 18 isoform X1, with the protein MAASTAVAAAAAARKGALTDQRFSELSPALSPEVVEALDRGGFQRCTPVQAAAIPHLLSHKDVAVDAATGSGKTLAFIVPVVEILRRRSSRPKSHEVLALIISPTRELSSQIFNVAQPFFATLNGVSSMLLVGGLDIKAELKKVEEEGANILVGTPGKLCDIMHTDALEYKNLEILILDEADRLLDMGFQKHINFILSMLPKLRRTGLFSATQTKAVADLSKAGLRNPIRVEVKTEAKSTSKDAGQQELGSSKTPLGLRLEYMICEASKKSSQLVDFLVQNSGKKIMVYFATCACVDYWAVVLPLINSLKGSPIIAYHGKMKQGLREKALASFSALSSGVLVCTDVAARGLDIPSVDLIVQYDPPQDPNVFIHRAGRTARYDQEGDAIVFLLPKEDTYVEFLKLRGVPLTERECPANTDDVIQQIRSAALEDRNVMEKGLRAFVSFVRAYKEHHCSYIFRWKDLEIGKLAMEYGLLQIPSMPEVKHHSLSLEGFIPVDVDITEIKYKDKAREKQRKKALKRKAEEEAQNPKPDRKRAPEKPEKPKRKKTGKQRQSIQTKEDLDELAHEYRLLKKLKRGDIDEEEYEKLTGFGDSDGEASDGDASNLDERKEKGNKAQKKLKQRGKCKGGSKKFEGRSKMRSKRR; encoded by the exons ATGGCCGCATccacggcggtggcggcggctgctgcCGCGCGGAAGGGCGCGCTGACGGATCAGAGGTTCTCGGAGCTGTCCCCCGCGCTGTCCCCGGAGGTGGTGGAGGCCCTGGACCGCGGAGGTTTCCAGCGGTGCACGCCCGTGCAGGCGGCGGCCATCCCGCACCTGCTCTCGCACAAGGACGTAGCCGTCGACGCCGCCACCGGCTCCGGGAAGACCCTTGCCTTCATCGTCCCCGTCGTTGAGAtcctccgccgccgctcctCCCGGCCCAAGTCCCACGAG GTTCTTGCTCTCATTATCTCTCCCACGAGAGAATTGTCCTCGCAGATATTCAATGTGGCCCAGCCCTTCTTCGCGACCCTGAATGGCGTGTCATCCATGCTCCTGGTTGGTGGGCTGGATATCAAAGCAGAGCTGAAGAAGGTAGAGGAAGAGGGCGCAAACATATTGGTGGGCACTCCTGGGAAGCTGTGTGATATAATGCACACGGATGCTCTAGAGTACAAGAATCTTGAG ATTTTGATCCTGGATGAGGCTGATAGGCTCTTGGATATGGGATTCCAGAAACATATTAACTTCATACTTTCAATGTTGCCGAAGCTGAGGAGGACTGGGCTTTTCTCAGCTACCCAGACGAAAGCTGTTGCGGACCTATCCAAAGCAGGGTTGAGAAATCCTATAAGGGTTGAAGTTAAGACAGAGGCAAAGTCCACAAGCAAAGATGCTGGTCAGCAAGAGCTTGGTTCATCAAAAACACCACTGGGGCTTCGGTTGGAG TATATGATATGTGAAGCATCAAAGAAGTCATCTCAGCTTGTTGATTTCCTTGTGCAGAATAGTGGGAAGAAAATAATGGT ATATTTTGCAACATGTGCTTGTGTAGATTATTGGGCCGTTGTTCTTCCACTGATTAACTCGCTTAAAGGTTCTCCAATAATTGCTTACCATGGAAAGATGAAACAG GGCCTTCGAGAGAAAGCTTTGGCATCATTTTCTGCCCTTTCAAGTGGCGTTCTAGTCTGCACTGATGTTGCAGCAAGGGGTCTTGACATACCAAGTGTTGATCTTATTGTGCAG TATGATCCACCACAAGATCCGAACGTTTTCATACATAGAGCTGGCCGTACAGCACGTTATGATCAAGAAGGGGATGCTATTGTGTTTCTCTTACCAAAG GAGGATACTTATGTTGAGTTCTTGAAACTTCGAGGTGTTCCTCTCACAGAAAGGGAATGCCCCGCAAACACTGATGATGTCATACAGCAG ATTAGAAGTGCTGCGCTCGAAGATCGTAATGTCATGGAGAAAGGACTTAGAGCATTTGTCTCGTTTGTTCGAGCATACAAGGAGCACCACTGCTCTTACATTTTTAGGTGGAAAGATCTCGAGATTGGAAAACTAGCTATGGAGTATGGTTTACTCCAGATCCCATCCATGCCAGAAGTGAAGCATCATTCTCTTTCACTGGAGGGATTTATTCCTGTTGATGTTGATATTACAGAAATCAAGTACAA GGATAAAGCTAGAGAGAAACAACGCAAGAAGGCACTGAAAAGGAAAGCAGAAGAGGAAGCTCAAAATCCAAAGCCAGACAGGAAGAGGGCTCCAGAGAAGCCGGAGAAACCAAAGCGGAAGAAGACAGGCAAGCAGCGTCAGTCAATCCAAACCAAGGAGGACCTGGATGAGCTGGCGCATGAGTACCGGCTTCTGAAGAAGCTTAAACGTGGAGACATCGATGAAGAGGAGTACGAGAAACTCACTGGGTTTGGAGATTCTGATGGTGAAGCTTCTGATGGGGATGCGAGCAACTTGGatgagaggaaggagaagggcaACAAGGCGCAAAAGAAGCTCAAGCAGAGAGGAAAATGCAAAGGTGGGTCTAAGAAGTTTGAAGGGAGGAGTAAAATGAGGAGCAAAAGGAGATAG
- the LOC8075104 gene encoding DEAD-box ATP-dependent RNA helicase 18 isoform X2 produces MAASTAVAAAAAARKGALTDQRFSELSPALSPEVVEALDRGGFQRCTPVQAAAIPHLLSHKDVAVDAATGSGKTLAFIVPVVEILRRRSSRPKSHEVLALIISPTRELSSQIFNVAQPFFATLNGVSSMLLVGGLDIKAELKKVEEEGANILVGTPGKLCDIMHTDALEYKNLEILILDEADRLLDMGFQKHINFILSMLPKLRRTGLFSATQTKAVADLSKAGLRNPIRVEVKTEAKSTSKDAGQQELGSSKTPLGLRLEYMICEASKKSSQLVDFLVQNSGKKIMVYFATCACVDYWAVVLPLINSLKGSPIIAYHGKMKQGLREKALASFSALSSGVLVCTDVAARGLDIPSVDLIVQYDPPQDPNVFIHRAGRTARYDQEGDAIVFLLPKFLFSKKRT; encoded by the exons ATGGCCGCATccacggcggtggcggcggctgctgcCGCGCGGAAGGGCGCGCTGACGGATCAGAGGTTCTCGGAGCTGTCCCCCGCGCTGTCCCCGGAGGTGGTGGAGGCCCTGGACCGCGGAGGTTTCCAGCGGTGCACGCCCGTGCAGGCGGCGGCCATCCCGCACCTGCTCTCGCACAAGGACGTAGCCGTCGACGCCGCCACCGGCTCCGGGAAGACCCTTGCCTTCATCGTCCCCGTCGTTGAGAtcctccgccgccgctcctCCCGGCCCAAGTCCCACGAG GTTCTTGCTCTCATTATCTCTCCCACGAGAGAATTGTCCTCGCAGATATTCAATGTGGCCCAGCCCTTCTTCGCGACCCTGAATGGCGTGTCATCCATGCTCCTGGTTGGTGGGCTGGATATCAAAGCAGAGCTGAAGAAGGTAGAGGAAGAGGGCGCAAACATATTGGTGGGCACTCCTGGGAAGCTGTGTGATATAATGCACACGGATGCTCTAGAGTACAAGAATCTTGAG ATTTTGATCCTGGATGAGGCTGATAGGCTCTTGGATATGGGATTCCAGAAACATATTAACTTCATACTTTCAATGTTGCCGAAGCTGAGGAGGACTGGGCTTTTCTCAGCTACCCAGACGAAAGCTGTTGCGGACCTATCCAAAGCAGGGTTGAGAAATCCTATAAGGGTTGAAGTTAAGACAGAGGCAAAGTCCACAAGCAAAGATGCTGGTCAGCAAGAGCTTGGTTCATCAAAAACACCACTGGGGCTTCGGTTGGAG TATATGATATGTGAAGCATCAAAGAAGTCATCTCAGCTTGTTGATTTCCTTGTGCAGAATAGTGGGAAGAAAATAATGGT ATATTTTGCAACATGTGCTTGTGTAGATTATTGGGCCGTTGTTCTTCCACTGATTAACTCGCTTAAAGGTTCTCCAATAATTGCTTACCATGGAAAGATGAAACAG GGCCTTCGAGAGAAAGCTTTGGCATCATTTTCTGCCCTTTCAAGTGGCGTTCTAGTCTGCACTGATGTTGCAGCAAGGGGTCTTGACATACCAAGTGTTGATCTTATTGTGCAG TATGATCCACCACAAGATCCGAACGTTTTCATACATAGAGCTGGCCGTACAGCACGTTATGATCAAGAAGGGGATGCTATTGTGTTTCTCTTACCAAAG TTCTTGTTTAGCAAAAAAAGAACATAA
- the LOC8075105 gene encoding transcription initiation factor TFIID subunit 15b: MSGSYGSDDYRGGGGGGGYGSGGYGGRGGGGGGGGRGRGGGGGGYGGGGGGGGYGGGGGGGYGGGGGGGRGGGGGGFGGGGRGGVGGGGGRGGGGRGGGREGDWVCPDASCGNVNFARRTECNKCGAPCPSGGGGGGGGGYNRSGGGGGGYNRGSGDYGSGGGGGFDRDGGGGGGSRGGYNRSGGGDRGFDDHRGGRGGSYGGRDQENQRGSEGGYNAGGYGQAPPQGPPSYGGPAGDYAAPPSSYGGNNAYGSDSAVPPPNSYSGGPGSYPPSYGAPPPHQYGGAPGGQGGLPPTYDGGYGGRSMPGGGGSGGAPPPYHGGGGGSGYTGSADPEPAAKVKQCDENCDETCDNARIYISNLPPDVTVEELQELFGGIGQVGRIKQKRGYKDQWPWNIKIYTDDSGKAKGDACLAYEDPSAAHSAGGFYNNYDMRGYKISVVMAEKSAPRAAPSYGHGGGRGGGYGGGGRRDSYRDGGGHGPNRNQGGGSRSRPY, from the exons ATGTCAGGGTCTTACGGATCCGACGActaccgcggcggcggcggtggcgggggCTACGGCAGCGGCGGATACGGCGGCCGAG gtggtggcggcggcggcggcgggcgtgggcgcggaggcggtggaggagggtatggaggcggcggcgggggaggaggatatggaggtggtggtggaggaggctacggcggtggcggtggaggtggccgaggcggcggcggcggcgggttcgGTGGCGGAGGACGAGGTGGTGTTGGTGGTGGAGGTGGCCGAGGCGGTGGCGGGCGCGGGGGTGGACGTGAAGGCGACTGGGTTTGCCCTGACGCGAG TTGTGGCAATGTGAACTTTGCGAGGAGGACTGAATGCAATAAGTGTGGAGCACCTTGCCCAAGtggaggaggcggcggtgggGGTGGAGGTTATAATAGGTCtggtggaggtggtggaggcTACAACCGTGGCAGTGGTGATTATGGTtctggaggaggtggtggtttcGACAgagatggtggtggtggaggtgggAGCAGAGGAGGATACAATCGAAGTGGTGGTGGTGACCGTGGTTTTGATGATCATCGTGGTGGCAGAGGTGGCAGCTATGGGGGACGAGATCAGGAAAACCAAAGGGGTAGTGAAGGTGGCTACAATGCCGGTGGCTATGGACAAGCTCCTCCGCAAGGTCCTCCTTCCTATGGTGGTCCTGCGGGTGACTATGCAGCGCCTCCGAGCTCCTATGGAGGCAACAATGCTTATGGTTCAGATTCTGCAGTGCCACCTCCTAATAGCTACAGTGGTGGCCCAGGCTCATACCCACCAAGCTATGGTGCCCCGCCTCCACACCAATATGGTGGTGCCCCAGGGGGGCAAGGGGGTCTGCCTCCTACATACGATGGTGGATATGGTGGTCGGTCCATGCCTGGGGGTGGAGGATCTGGAGGTGCACCGCCACCTTAtcatggtggtggcggtggcagcGGTTATACTGGTAGTGCTGACCCTGAACCAGCTGCAAAAGTTAAGCAGTGCGATGAGAATTGTGACGAGACATGTGACAATGCGAGGATTTACATCTCAAATTTGCCTCCAGATGTCACTGTTGAGGAATTACAGGAGCTGTTTGGAGGAATAGGCCAG gttgGAAGGATCAAGCAAAAACGTGGTTACAAAGATCAGTGGCCCTggaacataaaaatatatactgATGACTCTGGAAAAGCCAAAGGAGATGCTTGCCTTGCTTATGAAGATCCTTCTGCTGCTCACTCAGCTGGTGGATTTTACAATA ATTATGACATGAGAGGCTACAAAATCAGCGTTGTGATGGCTGAGAAATCAGCACCCAGAGCAGCACCCTCTTATGGGCATGG CGGTGGCCGTGGTGGTGGCTATGGTGGTGGTGGACGCAGGGATAGTTACAGAGATGGTGGGGGCCATGGACCCAATAGAAACCAGGGTGGTGGTTCGCGTTCGCGACCATACTGA
- the LOC8056577 gene encoding non-classical arabinogalactan protein 30, translating to MAAFLPVVVLLSLLATGATAGGYYGSQTTSSPSAPSAPTPPTPAPAAHGYDDDKKLVVVHVEGVVLCQSCEKKGSQSLDGATPLPRANVTVTCRDRKNCVMAYRQRAADDNGYFHAEFGVQRADYYLDKDPLEACFVRLLSSPDAKCNVVTDINGGMLGAPVRGEGKQWTDHRGFKNVVYAAGPLAFTPEKCEPTHHY from the coding sequence ATGGCGGCATTCCTCCCCGTCGTCGTCCTCCTGTCCCTCCTCGCCACCGGCGCCACGGCCGGCGGCTACTACGGCAGTCAGACTACCTCTAGCCCTTCGGCGCCATCAGCGCCGACGCCGCccacgccggcgccggcggcgcacGGCTACGACGACGACAAGAAGCTGGTGGTGGTGCACGTGGAGGGCGTGGTGCTGTGCCAGAGCTGCGAGAAGAAGGGCTCGCAGAGCCTCGACGGCGCGACGCCGCTGCCGAGGGCCAACGTGACGGTCACCTGCCGCGACAGGAAGAACTGCGTCATGGCGTACCGGCAGCGCGCCGCCGACGACAACGGCTACTTCCACGCCGAGTTCGGCGTCCAGCGCGCCGACTACTACCTGGACAAGGATCCCCTCGAGGCCTGCTTCGTGCGCCTGCTCTCGTCGCCCGACGCCAAGTGCAACGTCGTCACCGACATCAACGGCGGCATGCTGGGCGCGCCGGTCCGCGGCGAGGGCAAGCAGTGGACCGACCACCGCGGCTTCAAGAACGTCGTCTACGCCGCCGGCCCGCTCGCGTTCACGCCGGAGAAGTGCGAGCCCACGCACCACTACTGA